The proteins below come from a single Acidovorax sp. NCPPB 4044 genomic window:
- a CDS encoding class II aldolase/adducin family protein, which yields MNATTAHAIASDVRGQVSPEEWQTRVELAAAYRLVAHFGWDDLIFTHISARVPGEPDRFLINPYGMLFDEITASSLVKVDHHGEPVMATDYDVNPAGFLIHSAIHGGRPEVQCVLHTHTQYGVAVSAQEGGLLPISQQSIFPLAQLAYHGYEGVALRDDERPRLVADLGTGNYLILRNHGLLTCGRSVPEALLAMYTLESACRIQILAQAGGGALTRIPGDIVATSLEQSRQVTKGKGAGLAWPGLLRRLDRIDPSFRN from the coding sequence ATGAATGCAACCACTGCCCATGCCATCGCCTCCGATGTGCGCGGCCAGGTCTCGCCCGAGGAATGGCAGACCCGCGTCGAGCTGGCCGCCGCCTACCGGCTGGTGGCCCACTTCGGCTGGGACGATCTGATCTTCACGCACATCTCTGCCCGCGTGCCGGGCGAGCCCGATCGATTCCTCATCAACCCCTACGGCATGCTGTTCGACGAGATCACGGCCTCCAGCCTGGTCAAGGTGGACCACCACGGCGAGCCGGTGATGGCCACCGACTACGACGTGAACCCGGCCGGTTTCCTGATCCACAGCGCCATCCATGGCGGCCGCCCCGAAGTGCAGTGCGTGCTGCACACCCACACGCAGTACGGCGTGGCGGTGTCCGCGCAGGAGGGCGGGCTGCTGCCGATCTCGCAGCAATCCATCTTTCCGCTCGCGCAACTGGCCTACCACGGCTACGAAGGCGTGGCCCTGCGCGACGACGAGCGGCCGCGCCTGGTGGCCGACCTGGGCACCGGCAACTACCTGATCCTGCGCAACCACGGCCTGCTGACCTGCGGCCGCAGCGTGCCCGAAGCCCTGCTGGCCATGTACACGCTCGAATCGGCCTGCCGCATCCAGATCCTGGCGCAGGCGGGCGGGGGCGCGCTCACGCGCATTCCGGGCGACATCGTCGCCACCTCGCTGGAGCAGTCGCGCCAGGTCACCAAGGGCAAAGGCGCGGGCCTCGCGTGGCCGGGGCTGCTGCGCCGGCTGGACCGCATCGACCCCAGCTTCAGGAACTGA